A region of the Alligator mississippiensis isolate rAllMis1 chromosome 5, rAllMis1, whole genome shotgun sequence genome:
ACCATCAAATGTGCACTGAGGGCAGACTGTTATGTGGTCCATAATTTGATCAGGATTGCCACAGTCACACTTTGCACAACTCCGAATACACCACTTGTGCATCACGTGACCACAGTGGCCATGCCCAGTTCGGATCTACTTGAGAGCCTTCCTTGTTTCCCCTTTCATTTAAATGCAGGAAATTCTCCCCCTGGAATATGCTGCAGCCCACATTGTGCTGGAGACCTTGCAGGTGCTGAAAGCAAGACTGGAAAACAAGGAGACATTGCCCCTCTTGgtgctggggaggaaggagggcacaTCCTTCCTATTTCTCACCTCTGTTGCCTTCCCATGGGGAAAGCAGCTGGGTGCTGGCAGCCCTCTGGACCAGGAAGAGGCAGCGGAGGGTTTCCCTGTTTCAGGCACTTTGTGGTACTGTGGAAATGGCTCTGGCAGCACAGCGTCTAGACTAATCACCACACACATcccagctcccccagtccccaTGGAAAGGAGCCTGAGTGCAGACTAGGCTGGGCTCTGACTGGGTGCAGGAGTCTGCATCGGTGATGTGCAGCTCCAGACATGGTCTTCTGTCCTGCCTCCGCCTCTGCTTCCAGCCCCAATGGGCAGAGGGTGGAAGAAGAGCCATTACTATCCTATTCTGTAGGGCGTGGACACCCCAACCCTTGCACAGATCTCCTGGGAACAGGGGCTGGCCGAGGCCCACGTGCCCAACCTCACAGTCCCCAAATGAAGGTGTTTTGAGGATGGTCTGGGGAcagctggcagtggtgggtgaCTTGCTGCAGAGACTGGGTGGCAGCTGCTCATGCCCATGGTCTTGTTTGGCTGGGGTTGGTTTGTCCCGGGAAGAACAGCCCGGCACCAGAACAGCCCTCTTTATGGCGTCAAACAGGGGTTTGACTGAATGCCGACTGGCAGGCAGCAATCGGAGATGCACAATGTGGAGCAGACCCACCTTCTGGCAGGAGTGTGCACATACATGGCACTCAGCATGTAACATGTACTGTGCtataagccagtggttctcaaccttttcagtctGAAGGCATGCCTGGATAGACTTGGGGCcccctttggaaaatgtcagctcttcgttttcagtcttttttggactacagaaaaagaatagagctgtttttctgttgcaaagaactcaggaagacctcCACAACCAACACCTTCACCTCCAATACACATGCatagattactaattcatataccactcacacaatgatatctatatatgcatacatatgtatattcactaattcacacacataccacccacctacacatacaggtgaattcctaagttgggtgttgtgttatgtatgtatgtatgtgcttggtgtacttgggatacctggggaaaggttaaggtaagaaagtagaagtgtagggagtgaaagtcaccgggactgggattagtactggtagactagaggggcctgggccgaagaactgaggctgggggtaactttaaGCTAAtagatcttaattgattaaaagacaacacccaaagcctgcagaagaGGGGAGGGATGCCAGCACAGaagctgggtctggagccagagctatgggggagctgaaaaggtaggtggggagaggggaaaatgggactaagggaaagtgtgggtgttaaagagatgctctgggtgtggggagccagaggatggttCTGGGGCAGCTAGaaaagttgcagggagtggcagtaggtgctgcgagctggagaaaggctccagctgctggagaaaactgcaggacagccacgaggacctgggaagctgtggtggggaggactacagaaggtgGGAGGGAAGTCTGGAAAGAGAGAGACGGAGAGCAGAAAATcagaggaaaagtggcaggagagacagaaaggtggcagggcagtgggaaagcagagaaaggcagcagaaagttaCAGAGAAAAGGCAATAGATGGCACGGGAGGCTGAAAGGcatcagggacagcaggaaagcaaggagaggctgagaggtggcagaaaaggggagacagaattgggtggagatcgggaaactagtgggctggggtggagctgggagagagagagaacgaggctggaatttaagagaaggaagggactgggattcagtaaaacatgaaccaactcagggttgcaaatgacagtggttttattgaacaggggagatggtgacacaatgttttattggttcccttgcaccccccccaacacacacacacagacacacacaatggcagcaggggttagagaggcttggtgccgGGGCAGAAGTCCACTGAAGTCtaggaggagagacagagagagagagagtccaaattgtaggaggaggtgtgcaggtaatatctacctatcccaagctggaagttgatcctcgatggccagtcggggtctccttcagctcggtgttgtccagagggtgtCGGAGGCAGGGTCTCTGGGGTAGATAGGTGacatgaagctggtctggtccggatggaaatggtgttcccattgagtctgtcttcactgcccctttttataggggcagactgtGTGTGACcttagtgacaggaggcatgcccaggcaagggtcagcccctggcgtactgagcatgtgtgctccatgcagggacgtgcaattctgggtgtctgtaatggtgggtacAATGgtcgagttgctggttctgcagggtcttttgtctttcaaatgctgatcttgtctctgttcctgagtgaggtccgtggttcctggatgaatcaatgtgaggtgatggcccagtcattacaggccgtTCAGTAGagacctgctaccattgtatttcaatcattcccaatcagtctcattcatccgggaaccaatttacatgggagaggtacaatgaatcatattgttgcaacatgggatgcccaggcagaggacacaagatggaggcttgacatctaaaatggaaacttgacatgactttagttcatttacaaacacaggcctaaaccatacaatatccatatgaaacaataaaaatcaatacgaaaatgataataatacaatatacaacagtaaaaatcaatacaaacctaataattatccaatataaaacagtggatatccaaaaccaaaaacttgctaccaaaaaagaaaaaaaaaagagaaaaaaatgttaaagcttatcctaagtctgagctcgcttatgcttgtctatagggaatagagagggagagaaagaaaagtcagaactagttggggaagggaagggaatgctgCACGAAGGAGTGAAACCCTTGTCCTTGAAACGAGACAGGCTTTGTCAGCACGGCAATCCAGAGGGATGACATGAGGCAGCCAGTCACGGTCCTGCTAgctttgatctctctctctccagcgaGCTGTGCAGAGAGGATACAGCTGCACAGACTTGTCTGTCGTGGAGGAGTTTTTGAAGGGACAGCTAATTCCCGTTATCATCCTACTTCTGGTGTCCTGGGAGTATTTGCATGCAGGAATTCACATTTGCTCCAGGCTCACACCTTCAGAAATATCATTCATCGTTGTGCCCTCTTGCCATAACGCAGGTTGCCTTAGATTTGAGAACTGCCATCCTGGCCCCGACAGACGTTATTCCCTAGGACACTCTCTTGGTCAATGTCTCTGTCTGAATAAGCTGCCAAATGAAACGGTATCACGTTTGCAGTTGAATGAGTCTCTTCTTCCCCTGTCTGTGTCTGGCTGATGCGGCAGGTACAACGTCACTCACCTTTCAACTACAGTTTAATGTTTCCATTCTGGACCATCTCAGCTGTAACATCTCTTACCCTACCACAGCACAGAAGATATCAAAATCCACTGCTTATGGTGGAAAATCTGCaatctaaagaaaaaaagaagccagaCTACACAGCAACATCTTCTTAAGCCTGTGTCTTGCTGTGcctccctgcctctgtgcagaTGCCCGAGGAAGATTGTGCATTTAAAGGCTTGTCTACCTAGTggatccaataaaagagatcaccctaagagcTCCTTGCCTCTGGCATAATTTCTGCACCATCACAGCTAGAGCATCACTCCACTATTTTTGGTAATTCAGTATTACCAATTAAACTAGTTAGTAAGACTGAGTGTTCTCACACATTAAAAGTGTGGCCTATCCTGCTGGGCTCGGGCATGCACGCACTACCCCGCTGCCATCGtgaaggtggggagaggaagcaaTGCAATCTTGGTGGTGTGTCAGGGAAAGGCTTTTCACAACCGGCTGTGCAGGAAGCAAATCAAGGGAGCAGTGAAATGAGAAATTATGACATTTTTAGGGTCTTTTCAGCCACCACCTCTTTCTGGCCTTTTTTTGCGTGAAGGAGCTCACTGGCTTTTCAGTGAGTTTGGCAGGCATGCCTCCTTCTGACTTATCTATGAGGGGCTTGCCTTTACGCTTCTTGACCACCTTATCAACCAGCTGCATCAGCTCCTTCACCTGGTTCTCCCGCTCTTGTCCAGTCACTTTGTTGTTGAAAGCGCAGTACCGTTTCCCACGCCATTTGATCAGCTTCCGGAGACCTTTGTTTTTAGACTTTGTCACATACTCCTTCAGGGAGCCGTCGCCCAAGTCTTCTTTCCGAGTGAATAAGACAATCACGAACTTCTTGGCGTTAGGACCAAAAATCCGCTTTACTTGCTTCACTGCTGCCTCGTCTTCTTTAGTGTAACGGCCCAGCTGGGTCACCAGCACCAGAGCATGGGGGCCCGGTGCACAGAGCCGGAGGCAGTTTTTGATCTCCGGGGAATCATATGGCACCTGTCCATCGAAGATGTTGGCAGTGTCAATAAGCTCAAAGTTTTGTCCGTGCCATGTCCCGCTCTCCTTGCTGCATGCCACAGTGACGGGCTGTGCACTCAGTTTGGACTCAAACTTTTTGACCCCGAGGAGGGTGTTTCCTGTGGCACTTTTCCCAACTCCAGTTTTACCAACCAGGACAATTCTCCATGTTGAATCCTCTGGCTCTTGGCTTTCACCCTCCTGTGCTGTTGGGAACAAGTGGGCAGAGTCAGAAGAGCAGCACACACAGGAAAAGGAGCAGTAGAGAACTGCAAGATTTGTTAATAATTATACTCATCGTGTTCAATTTGCACGGAAAGACTTGTGGTGTGTTTGTTAATTAACGCATCACCGTATTGTGACATCGAGTGTTGCCCTGGCCTCAATGATTGCTCACTCATAAAAACTGTTGGAGTTGGTGGTCTCCAAGAAGGGCCCACAcagacagggcagcagaggggagctgGGTCTGTGGCCCAGTGATGGAGCTGTGCTGCGTGGATGCCAAGAccggagtggcagcagcactttcCAGCAGGGTGGAGGTGAGTTTGCCATGTTTGCCCAGTGCTTGCTATGAGCAGGATTAACCTATGCAATGTGCATTCAAGCGGTCATACTTTAGGGAAGCCTGAGCTGagcagaaaagggaaggggaggtCTCAAAAGAGCTCCAAGCATCATTTTCTTACCCTGGTTGGATTTCTTGGAtcctttattcttttctttcttgcccATGTGGACCTGAAACATTCGCAATGCAGAGTTACTTACAAATATGAACGTACAGGTGCAGAGTATGGAAAGCAGTCTCAGCAAAACTCAAATTGCCAACCCCAAGTTTCTTTGGATCacatcttgtccagccccctgctcaaggaaggaccCTCCCTGACTagaccaccccagccaagtgtccgtccAACCGGCTCTTGCAAATCTCCAAGGTTGGAGACCTCACAGTTTCTCTTGCTGCCTATTCCAGTCCTGGACCACCCTccgagtcagaaagttcctcctcagcTCCAGActcaatttcccctgctgcagcttgaggccactgctcctagtcctgtcccctacggccacagagaaaagcccgtcTGCATCCTGTCTGTAAAATGCCCTTCAGGGGTTGGCAGActactatcaaatcccctctcagtcttccctcCTCCAGACTAAACAACCCTAACACTTTCAGCCTTTTCCGATAAGTCTGTCTCCCAGACCCCGTGTCACTTCTGTTGCTCTGCACTGAACTCTTTCTGATCTGTCCACATCCTTGgtgaagtgcggggcccaaagCCAGACACTGCGCTCCAGgagagacctcaccagtgctgcacagagtgGAAGAAGAATCGCTTCCCTCGATTTGCAAGTCACGCTCCTGTTAACACAACCCAAGATGCTGttggctttattattttttttgccaCAAGAGCACATTGTTGTATTGTTGGCTCACgctcagcctctgggctgcagTAACCATCAGGCCCTTCTCTGCAGTCCTGCAGCccgccagtcattccccagtctctaTTTGGTCCTgtggttattccatcccaagtgcagggctttgcacttgtccttgctgaatctcatctcattgactgcagaccatttctccagcctatccaggtcatcCTGGAACCTCGCCCTGCCTTTCGGACTGTCTGCACCtccatgcagctgggtgggaagccCCATTCCCGCCTGTAAATataaatcttctctctgtcagtttgtggctgttgtttctggtaagtccaaggggtgctctggtgaacagagcatctcctatttcttgctgtcgCCTAcctgatgtatttatagacaggcactagatcacctctcagccttctcttgtggaggctgaagagatctaggtccctcaatctctcctcataggaccttacctgcagtcCCCTAACCACATGAGtggtctcctctggaccctctccaacctgtccacatccctcttgaagtgcggcgcccaaaactggacgcagtactccacctgtggcctgaccagtgctgcgtagagagggaggatcacctccctagacctgtttgtgatgcacccaCTGATGCATGATAatgtgtggttagctttactgatcccTTCATCACATTGATGTCTCCTGTTCATCCTGGAGatgactatgactccgagatccctttgtgctgctgtgctgcttcgAGAGTCACcacccagcctgtgtgtgtgttggtgattccttctcccacagtgtagcactttgcacttatctttgttacactgcatcctattctgttctgcccacttttccaacccgtccaaatccacctgaatctgttccctgcccactagtgtgtttactttgcctcATACTTTGGTATCATCTTCAAatctggacagagtgctctccacgccccctccaagtcactgatgaagatattgaacagcaccggtccaaggaccaaaccttgcaggaccccactgcccacatctttccaggtcaatacggacccgtccaccaccactgtctgggtgcaacccctaagccaattcaccacccacttgaccatgtaatcatctacatcacagccatTTAGCtcatttatgagaatgggataagataccgtatcaaaggcttttttaaaatccaagtaaatgacaccTACCTCAACTCTGGCATCTAAGCATTTTATAACCTGGTTGTGAAAAGAAACcaagtttgtcaggcaggatctacctgctatgaccctgtgctggttgcctttcagcattatttttcctgctggactcccacaaaagTGATCCTTGAtaaatttttcaaaggttttcccaggGGTAGAGGTGAGACAAACGAGCCTGTAGTTACCCGGATCCgtctttctccctttctcaaaAATAGGGACCATCTTGGCCCTTAAcgagtcctctgggacctgtcctgagtgccaagTAAAGCAAGAACACTGGGCAGTGCAAGAGGAAGAGCTAATGTGCAGGGAGCTGACTGTATTAAGGACATTGCAAATTCTTCAGTCACAATTAAGTGGCAGTGGATCAGTTCAAGTGCTGCATGCACCGGTCTGCCCCTTTGGAacgacaaagtaggttgttgcctttCTGAACAACTCAGTCTCTAATGGGTCAATGATGTCTGTCTTAAAACAGGAACGTGCCCTTTCCTGTAGCCACTTTTGGAAAATCGACCCATGAATAGCAGCTCTCTGAATCAGTTGGGTGATAAGTTGGGGTCGTCTGATGGTTTTTATAAACCTCCAGCTTTTGCCTGATCAGAAAGTTACTCCTTTTTGTGGAAGAAGGTTTTGACATGCTGGAAATGATTTGGGTCTTCAAAAATTTTTCCGACTTGTATTTTCTCTGAGTGGGTCAAATCATCAAAACTCAGGCTGTGAAACCCCTCAGGCTCCCAGCACTGTTTAACACTGATGGAGCAACTCCCCTGTGCAACACGACCAAGGACAACTGTTCCTTTCATGCATGTAAGAGATAATAAGTCAAACGCAAGTACTGTACATGCAAGTATACATACAGGCAAcagtacacacacagacacacacatactacTGCTACCTTTGGGCTGCTGTCTCGCCTCGCAGAACAACTGACTTTGTCTTTTGAGCTGTCTTCAGTCCATTTTCATCCCACTGTCCACGCTGACAGCTGCTCCTATATCCTAATGGGTGGGATTGTGTCTCGTGTCCTCCAACTCTCAGTTTGCAATTCATTCAGTGTCAGCCACAACGTGCCAGCACCGAGAGTGAAACCGAGCAAAGAAAGGCAGCAATTCTAGTTTCCTTGGGTGTCTGGCTGTGGGAGGGGCTACTGGGTTTCAAATAGGCTACAGCACATAAAACAAAAAGGCCTTGCAAAACCTCTGTACAGATCAACACTTCACACCCAGCAGCCTCCTCAAAGGGACTCGCAGTGAGCTCAGGCACTCTGGCTCTA
Encoded here:
- the LOC132250994 gene encoding GTPase IMAP family member 5-like isoform X1; this encodes MFQVHMGKKEKNKGSKKSNQAQEGESQEPEDSTWRIVLVGKTGVGKSATGNTLLGVKKFESKLSAQPVTVACSKESGTWHGQNFELIDTANIFDGQVPYDSPEIKNCLRLCAPGPHALVLVTQLGRYTKEDEAAVKQVKRIFGPNAKKFVIVLFTRKEDLGDGSLKEYVTKSKNKGLRKLIKWRGKRYCAFNNKVTGQERENQVKELMQLVDKVVKKRKGKPLIDKSEGGMPAKLTEKPVSSFTQKKARKRWWLKRP
- the LOC132250994 gene encoding GTPase IMAP family member 5-like isoform X2, which codes for MGKKEKNKGSKKSNQAQEGESQEPEDSTWRIVLVGKTGVGKSATGNTLLGVKKFESKLSAQPVTVACSKESGTWHGQNFELIDTANIFDGQVPYDSPEIKNCLRLCAPGPHALVLVTQLGRYTKEDEAAVKQVKRIFGPNAKKFVIVLFTRKEDLGDGSLKEYVTKSKNKGLRKLIKWRGKRYCAFNNKVTGQERENQVKELMQLVDKVVKKRKGKPLIDKSEGGMPAKLTEKPVSSFTQKKARKRWWLKRP